One Telluria mixta DNA window includes the following coding sequences:
- a CDS encoding ribonucleotide reductase subunit alpha, which yields MQLSNFSDFLTAARAQPEAQRLLFVFAVAELPQTHTPGQARRFEEGRGGALSPVMCVDKGLDELADFTMLADESRATGQPWDMVLVAALAGEQQASGIDRGLKMMIDAVHRGAIERFLAFDPNGHAVRFA from the coding sequence ATGCAACTCTCGAATTTCTCCGATTTCCTCACCGCCGCGCGCGCCCAGCCGGAGGCGCAGCGCCTGCTGTTCGTCTTTGCGGTCGCCGAACTGCCGCAGACGCATACGCCGGGCCAGGCGCGCCGCTTCGAGGAAGGCCGCGGCGGCGCATTGTCTCCCGTGATGTGCGTCGACAAGGGGCTCGACGAGCTCGCGGATTTCACGATGCTGGCCGACGAGTCGCGCGCGACGGGCCAGCCGTGGGACATGGTCCTCGTCGCCGCGCTGGCTGGGGAACAGCAGGCGTCCGGCATCGACCGCGGCCTCAAGATGATGATCGACGCCGTGCACCGCGGCGCCATCGAGCGCTTCCTCGCGTTCGACCCGAACGGACACGCCGTGCGATTTGCTTAA
- a CDS encoding Crp/Fnr family transcriptional regulator, translating to MAASRLFPPATVATIDPCTFLRRLPLFSDLGEDELRAVGAAATEQHVDRGRAIVERGDPCEGFHSILYGQVKLAFISPQGQEKVIEILGPGKTFGEAVMFMDKPYFVTATALEDCLLLHVRKEAIFAELERSPAFARRMLAGMSRRLHGLVADVESYTLHTGGQRVVGYLLKDAPESGATVRLSVSKRLVASRLNITPEYFSRVLNDLTRRELVRVDGRDIAILNADGLRAYEG from the coding sequence ATGGCGGCATCCCGACTATTTCCTCCCGCGACCGTGGCCACCATCGATCCCTGCACCTTCCTGCGCCGCCTGCCGCTGTTTTCCGACCTCGGCGAGGACGAGCTGCGCGCCGTCGGCGCGGCCGCCACCGAGCAGCACGTCGACCGCGGCCGCGCCATCGTCGAGCGGGGCGACCCGTGCGAGGGGTTTCATTCGATCCTGTACGGCCAGGTCAAGCTGGCCTTCATCTCGCCGCAGGGCCAGGAAAAAGTCATCGAGATCCTCGGTCCCGGCAAGACGTTCGGCGAAGCCGTCATGTTCATGGACAAGCCGTACTTCGTGACGGCGACGGCGCTGGAAGACTGCCTGCTGCTGCACGTCCGCAAGGAAGCCATCTTCGCCGAGCTGGAACGGAGTCCGGCCTTCGCCCGCCGCATGCTGGCCGGGATGAGCCGGCGCCTGCACGGCCTCGTGGCGGACGTGGAGTCGTACACCCTGCACACGGGCGGCCAGCGCGTCGTCGGTTACCTGCTGAAGGATGCGCCGGAATCCGGCGCGACCGTGCGGCTGTCCGTCAGCAAGCGCCTCGTCGCGTCGCGCCTGAACATCACGCCCGAGTATTTTTCGCGCGTGCTGAACGATCTCACGCGGCGCGAACTCGTGCGCGTGGACGGCCGCGACATTGCGATCCTGAACGCGGACGGCCTGCGCGCCTACGAGGGATAA